The Engystomops pustulosus chromosome 1, aEngPut4.maternal, whole genome shotgun sequence genome has a window encoding:
- the SLC35E4 gene encoding solute carrier family 35 member E4 — protein MCLAPSRKDEVEMETSDRTSSAPIMPPKPEQVPQELGTSKLFLVAAVLTWLITGTTISSLNKWIFSVYNFRYPLLLSSLHMLTAILLDYPILRFGLIHGNTEEDLTLNTAARFKVFLLSVTFCSSIAFGNLGLSCVQLSFAQMIYTTTPIFTLALSKLFLGTKHHALKYTAMIPICLGASFSIIGEVQFDRTGCIYLFASTFLRGLKSIQQSLLLKDENIPSVTLLYLMSIPSFCILLLAAVVLERGVPWESPPDCDDRLWLFILLSCLGSVLYNLASFCVITLTSAVTIHVLGNLNLVGNLVLSRVVFGSHLTFLSYTGIGLTLAGMFMYHNCEFLAGYIASRRPHFTIERRVKSE, from the exons ATGTGTTTAGCACCCAGCAGGAAAGATGAGGTGGAAATGGAAACTTCTGATAGAACATCTTCTGCTCCGATCATGCCTCCCAAGCCAGAACAAGTCCCCCAGGAGCTGGGCACCAGCAAACTCTTCCTCGTTGCTGCAGTACTTACCTGGTTGATAACTGGTACCACCATCTCTAGTCTTAACAAATGGATATTTTCTGTTTACAACTTCCGCTACCCCTTGTTACTGTCATCTCTGCACATGCTCACAGCCATCCTTTTAGACTATCCCATACTCAGGTTTGGATTAATACATGGAAACACAGAGGAGGATCTGACCCTGAATACTGCTGCTCGCTTTAAAGTGTTCCTACTGAGTGTGACATTCTGTTCCAGCATTGCCTTTGGAAATCTTGGACTGAGCTGTGTGCAGCTTTCTTTTGCGCAGATGATTTACACAACTACCCCTATTTTCACCTTGGCTCTGTCCAAACTTTTCCTGGGCACTAAACATCATGCCCTTAAATATACTGCCATGATTCCCATATGTCTGGGAGCTTCTTTTAGTATTATTGGAGAGGTGCAATTTGATCGGACCGGATGCATCTACCTTTTCGCATCAACATTTCTAAGAGGGTTGAAATCCATACAACAGA GTTTACTTCTCAAAGATGAAAACATCCCTTCAGTTACGCTGCTGTACCTGATGTCCATCCCCAGTTTCTGTATCCTGCTACTGGCTGCCGTGGTTCTTGAGAGGGGGGTGCCATGGGAGAGCCCGCCTGACTGTGACGATAGACTTTGGCTCTTCATCCTTCTCAGCTGCTTAGGATCTGTCCTATACAACCTGGCAAGCTTCTGTGTCATCACCCTGACCTCTGCTGTCACCATACACGTACTAGGAAACCTAAACTTAGTTGGCAACCTAGTCTTGTCAAGGGTGGTCTTTGGAAGCCATTTGACCTTTCTTAGTTACACAGGCATTGGTCTTACTTTGGCTGGAATGTTTATGTACCATAACTGTGAGTTTTTAGCTGGATACATCGCCTCAAGACGTCCTCATTTTACCATAGAAAGACGAGTCAAATCGGAATGA